In one window of Amblyomma americanum isolate KBUSLIRL-KWMA chromosome 9, ASM5285725v1, whole genome shotgun sequence DNA:
- the LOC144103901 gene encoding uncharacterized protein LOC144103901, whose amino-acid sequence MEAVLFCSGAPGCCQSHHRVAVATGAPQGCPRDTPTTPAGQGDVMAEVPPCSDCWSHSKETTDHVLLKCPTFVVHQANLASRYRDLGLPSDTASALLFLTGPNASKALWSLLTFLEDTGLDGYC is encoded by the exons ATGGAGGCTGTACTCTTCTGCAGTGGTGCCCCTGGATGCTGCCAGAGCCATCACAGAGTGGCAGTTGCTACTGGAGCaccccagggttgcccaagggaCACCCCCACAACTCCTGCTGGACAAGGGGATGTGATGGCAGAGGTCCCTCCTTGTTCGG ATTGCTGGAGCCACTCGAAGGAGACAACAGACCATGTCCTCCTCAAATGCCCCACCTTTGTCGTCCACCAGGCAAATCTGGCCTCCAGATACAGGGACCTAGGACTACCTTCGGACACGGCAAGTGCCCTTCTTTTTCTCACCGGCCCCAATGCTTCCAAGGCCCTCTGGTCTCTCCTTACCTTCCTGGAGGACACAGGCTTGGACGGCTATTGTTAG
- the LOC144103895 gene encoding uncharacterized protein LOC144103895, whose amino-acid sequence MESTPSGIGNHRAKPTGKKLHECTDCRKGFKHRSQLVAHLRVHTGDRPYQCNDCGSSFAQKGNLKAHERTHTGEHPYHCDECGSSFTQMTTLKRHVRSHTGEHPYRCDECGSSFTQMATLKTHVRTHTGERPYHCRQCDNSFTHQGNFLRHQRTHTGERPYPCEHCGSTFALKQNLVAHIHTHTGEKPFQCQLCPMAFATRLALRRHERAHRGEKPYQCDLCQKTFSRKKYLINHKETRHKE is encoded by the coding sequence ATGGAGTCTACTCCTTCCGGCATAGGTAACCACCGGGCGAAACCCACAGGAAAGAAGCTGCATGAATGCACCGACTGCAGAAAGGGTTTCAAACACAGATCCCAGCTAGTGGCGCATCTCAGAGTCCATACCGGCGACCGCCCATACCAATGTAATGACTgtggaagcagctttgcacaaaaggGCAATCTGAAGGCACACGAGCGCACTCACACGGGCGAGCATCCTTATCATTGTGACGAATGTGGTAGCAGCTTTACACAAATGACCACTCTGAAGAGGCACGTGCGCTCTCACACGGGCGAGCATCCTTATCGTTGTGACGAATGTGGTAGCAGCTTTACACAAATGGCCACTCTGAAGACGCACGTGCGCACTCACACTGGTGAACGACCTTACCATTGTCGGCAATGCGATAACAGCTTTACACATCAGGGCAACTTCTTGAGACATCAGCGCACACACACAGGCGAGCGTCCGTACCCTTGTGAACATTGTGGTAGCACCTTTGCACTCAAGCAAAACCTGGTGGCACACATCCATACTCACACAGGTGAAAAGCCGTTTCAGtgccagctctgccccatggcTTTTGCGACGCGTTTAGCCCTTCGGAGGCATGAGAGGGCCCATAGGGGAGAAAAGCCCTACCAGTGTGACTTGTGCCAAAAGACATTCAGTCGGAAGAAATATTTAATCAACCACAAGGAGACGAGACACAAGGAATAG